The following proteins are encoded in a genomic region of Xanthomonas cassavae CFBP 4642:
- a CDS encoding OFA family MFS transporter codes for MTQGSTVATASGADAGLLSKERIVARPGFNRWLVPPAALAIHLCIGMAYGFSVFWLPLSKALGITESIACPADMSLFARVVATTCDWKISELQWMYTLFFVLLGCSAAIWGGWLERAGPRKAGVVSALCWCGGLVISAAGIHFHQIWMLWLGSGVIGGIGLGLGYISPVSTLIKWFPDRRGMATGMAIMGFGGGAMIGSPLADALMRHFATPTSVGVMETFLVMAALYFVFMMAGAFGYRVPPSGWTPAGWTAPVASSNAMITANHVHVKKVWGIPQFWLLWGVLCLNVSAGIGVIGMSSPMLQEVFGGRLIGVDIGFGSLDPTQLASIAAIAAGFTGLLSLFNIGGRFFWASMSDKLGRKNTYTLFFVLGICLYAAAPSAGGVGGIALFVGIFCIILSMYGGGFATIPAYLADLFGTQMVGAIHGRLLTAWATAGILGPVVVGYMREYQLAHGSPPSQVYNTTMYILAGMLVLGLICNLLVRPVAARHFMTPDELAREKQLAHEKVDRSGHAVLPPEQMARIGHGGNPALVAFAWLAVGIPMLFGIWVTLQKAFVLFH; via the coding sequence ATGACGCAAGGGTCCACCGTGGCGACAGCCAGCGGCGCTGACGCCGGTCTGCTGTCCAAGGAGCGCATCGTTGCGCGTCCTGGATTCAATCGTTGGCTGGTGCCGCCGGCAGCGCTGGCGATCCACCTGTGCATCGGCATGGCATACGGCTTCAGCGTGTTCTGGTTGCCGTTGTCCAAGGCGCTGGGCATCACTGAGTCGATCGCGTGTCCGGCCGACATGAGCCTGTTCGCGCGTGTGGTGGCCACCACCTGCGACTGGAAGATCAGCGAACTGCAGTGGATGTACACGCTGTTCTTCGTGCTGTTGGGGTGCTCGGCGGCGATCTGGGGCGGCTGGCTGGAACGTGCCGGCCCGCGCAAGGCCGGCGTGGTCTCGGCGCTGTGCTGGTGCGGCGGCCTGGTGATCTCGGCAGCCGGTATCCACTTCCATCAGATTTGGATGCTGTGGCTGGGCTCGGGCGTGATCGGCGGTATCGGTCTGGGCCTGGGTTACATCTCGCCGGTGTCGACCCTGATCAAATGGTTCCCCGACCGCCGCGGCATGGCGACCGGCATGGCCATCATGGGCTTCGGTGGCGGCGCGATGATCGGCAGCCCGCTGGCCGATGCGCTGATGCGCCATTTCGCCACCCCTACCTCGGTGGGCGTGATGGAAACCTTCCTGGTGATGGCGGCGCTGTACTTCGTCTTCATGATGGCCGGCGCGTTCGGCTACCGCGTGCCGCCGAGCGGCTGGACCCCGGCCGGCTGGACTGCGCCGGTGGCCAGCAGCAACGCGATGATCACCGCCAACCATGTGCACGTAAAGAAGGTCTGGGGCATCCCGCAGTTCTGGTTGCTGTGGGGCGTGCTGTGCCTGAACGTTTCGGCCGGTATCGGTGTGATCGGCATGTCCTCGCCGATGCTGCAGGAAGTGTTCGGCGGCCGCCTGATCGGTGTGGACATCGGCTTCGGCAGCCTGGACCCGACCCAGCTGGCCAGCATCGCGGCCATCGCGGCCGGCTTCACCGGCCTGCTCAGCCTGTTCAACATCGGTGGCCGCTTCTTCTGGGCCAGCATGTCCGACAAGCTCGGCCGCAAGAACACCTACACGCTGTTCTTCGTGCTGGGTATCTGCCTGTACGCGGCAGCGCCGTCGGCCGGTGGCGTGGGCGGTATCGCGCTGTTCGTGGGCATCTTCTGCATCATCCTGTCGATGTACGGCGGCGGCTTCGCCACCATTCCGGCGTATCTGGCCGACCTGTTCGGCACCCAGATGGTGGGCGCCATCCACGGCCGTCTGCTGACCGCCTGGGCCACCGCCGGCATCCTCGGCCCGGTGGTGGTGGGATACATGCGCGAGTACCAGCTGGCCCACGGCAGCCCGCCGTCACAGGTCTACAACACCACCATGTACATCCTCGCCGGCATGCTCGTGCTCGGCCTGATCTGCAATCTGCTGGTGCGCCCGGTGGCCGCGCGTCATTTCATGACGCCCGACGAACTGGCGCGCGAAAAGCAGCTGGCGCACGAAAAGGTCGACCGCAGCGGGCACGCGGTGCTGCCGCCGGAGCAGATGGCGCGTATCGGTCACGGCGGCAATCCCGCGCTGGTGGCGTTTGCCTGGTTGGCAGTGGGTATCCCGATGCTGTTCGGCATCTGGGTCACGCTGCAGAAAGCCTTCGTGCTGTTCCATTGA
- a CDS encoding aspartate aminotransferase family protein, producing MEPAMHDHPSHETAHALQAPPQLDAFWMPFTANRQFKARPRLLTSAAGMYYRDVDGRQILDGTAGLWCCNAGHGRERIVAAIRDQAGTLDFAPTFQMGSPLPFVLAQRLAAIAPPGLGHVFFTNSGSEAVDSAMKIVLAYHRLRGEGQRIRFIGREKAYHGVGFGGMSIGGLPNNRKWFGPLLAGTDHLRHTLDLQRNAYSRGLPAHGAELADDLERLIALHDASTIAAVFVEPVSGSAGVILPPEGYLQRLREICDRHGIVLVFDEVITGFGRVGEAFAAQRFGVTPDIITAAKGLTSGTVPMGAVLVNTAIHDAFMRGPEAAIELFHGYTYSGHPLACAAALATLDTYAEEGLFQRAITLGPHWEQALHGLRGLPHVIDIRTIGLIGAIELAPRDGAPGARGYAAFERCFHEGGLLVRVTGDVIALSPPLIVTQEQIGQMVQTLAGILRTLD from the coding sequence ATGGAGCCTGCGATGCACGACCACCCTTCGCACGAGACCGCCCACGCGTTGCAGGCGCCGCCGCAGCTGGACGCGTTCTGGATGCCGTTCACCGCCAACCGCCAGTTCAAGGCGCGCCCTCGCCTGCTGACCTCGGCAGCCGGCATGTATTACCGGGACGTCGACGGCCGCCAGATCCTGGACGGCACCGCCGGGCTGTGGTGCTGCAATGCCGGGCATGGCCGCGAGCGCATCGTGGCGGCGATCCGCGACCAGGCCGGCACGCTGGATTTCGCGCCCACCTTCCAGATGGGCTCACCGCTGCCGTTCGTGCTGGCGCAGCGGCTGGCGGCGATCGCCCCGCCGGGGCTGGGGCATGTGTTCTTCACCAACTCCGGCTCCGAAGCGGTGGACAGCGCGATGAAGATCGTGCTGGCCTATCACCGGCTGCGTGGCGAGGGCCAGCGCATCCGCTTCATCGGCCGCGAGAAGGCCTATCACGGGGTGGGTTTCGGCGGCATGTCGATCGGCGGGCTGCCCAACAACCGCAAGTGGTTCGGCCCGCTGCTGGCCGGCACCGACCATCTGCGCCACACCCTGGACCTGCAGCGCAACGCCTATTCGCGCGGGCTGCCGGCGCATGGCGCGGAGCTGGCCGACGATCTGGAGCGGCTGATCGCCCTGCACGATGCCTCCACCATTGCCGCGGTGTTCGTCGAGCCGGTGTCCGGCTCGGCCGGGGTGATCCTGCCGCCGGAAGGCTACCTGCAGCGGCTGCGCGAGATCTGCGACCGTCACGGCATCGTGCTGGTGTTCGACGAGGTGATCACCGGCTTCGGTCGGGTCGGCGAGGCATTTGCGGCGCAGCGCTTCGGCGTCACCCCGGACATCATCACCGCCGCCAAGGGGCTGACCAGCGGCACCGTGCCGATGGGCGCGGTGCTGGTGAACACCGCCATCCACGATGCCTTCATGCGCGGACCGGAGGCGGCGATCGAACTGTTCCACGGCTATACCTACTCCGGCCATCCGCTGGCCTGCGCGGCAGCATTGGCCACGCTGGACACCTACGCCGAAGAAGGCCTGTTCCAGCGCGCGATCACGCTCGGCCCGCACTGGGAACAGGCGCTGCACGGCCTGCGTGGGCTGCCGCATGTGATCGACATCCGCACCATCGGCCTGATCGGTGCGATCGAGCTGGCGCCACGCGACGGTGCGCCGGGGGCACGTGGCTATGCCGCGTTCGAGCGCTGCTTCCACGAAGGCGGCCTGCTGGTGCGGGTCACCGGCGATGTCATCGCACTGTCGCCGCCGCTGATCGTGACCCAGGAGCAGATCGGGCAGATGGTCCAGACCCTGGCCGGGATCCTGCGCACGCTGGACTGA
- a CDS encoding DUF445 domain-containing protein produces the protein MKPSPSTPRPADPRRAQLQRMKLLAVALLLAMFAGFLVSHLMGEHGIWAWVSAFCEAATVGALADWFAVVALFRHPMGLPIPHTAILPRGKERLADGLAVFVRDQFLAPDALMEKLRVFDPASRLGEWLAKPEQSRMLAQMARGWMLQALELLDEAAVRRAIQRFVMDRLRKWNAAVTVGDVMALLTTDGRHQKLLDEVLLRLGEWLDQEQVKTRASALIVRYARREWPKLVGTVNWVKPIEEIGDSLADRMARAAIEELQDILTTPEHPLRRDYETWLQGYIARLRDEPDMAERVEALKQRVIDHPALQDHVQGLWGEIRTALRNDLAREESSMAAHLERSMQSLGQALSQDPSLREALNQHMLQAADKLTTRLRASVTDHIASTMKSWDERHLVEQLELGVGRDLQYIRFNGTLVGGLIGLALHALSIWLSF, from the coding sequence ATGAAACCCAGCCCCAGCACGCCCCGCCCCGCCGATCCCCGCCGCGCCCAGTTGCAGCGCATGAAATTGCTGGCCGTGGCCTTGCTGCTGGCCATGTTCGCCGGCTTTTTGGTCAGCCACCTGATGGGCGAGCACGGCATCTGGGCCTGGGTCTCGGCCTTCTGCGAAGCGGCCACGGTCGGTGCATTGGCCGACTGGTTCGCGGTGGTGGCCCTGTTCCGCCATCCGATGGGTCTGCCGATCCCGCACACTGCCATCCTGCCGCGCGGCAAGGAGCGGCTGGCCGACGGCCTGGCGGTGTTCGTGCGCGACCAGTTCCTCGCCCCGGATGCGTTGATGGAAAAGCTGCGCGTCTTCGACCCGGCCAGCCGGCTCGGCGAATGGCTGGCCAAGCCCGAGCAGTCGCGCATGCTGGCGCAGATGGCGCGCGGCTGGATGCTGCAGGCGCTGGAGCTGCTGGACGAGGCCGCGGTGCGGCGTGCGATCCAGCGCTTCGTGATGGACCGCCTGCGCAAGTGGAATGCGGCCGTCACCGTTGGCGATGTCATGGCCTTGCTCACCACCGATGGGCGCCACCAGAAACTGCTGGACGAAGTGCTGCTGCGGCTGGGCGAGTGGCTGGACCAGGAACAGGTCAAGACCCGCGCCTCGGCACTGATCGTGCGCTACGCACGGCGCGAATGGCCCAAGCTGGTCGGCACTGTGAACTGGGTCAAGCCGATCGAAGAGATCGGCGACTCACTGGCCGACCGCATGGCACGTGCAGCGATCGAAGAATTGCAGGACATCCTCACCACACCCGAGCATCCACTCAGGCGCGACTACGAAACCTGGTTACAGGGCTACATCGCGCGGCTGCGCGATGAGCCGGACATGGCCGAACGCGTGGAAGCGCTCAAGCAGCGCGTGATCGACCATCCGGCATTGCAGGACCACGTGCAGGGCCTGTGGGGCGAAATCCGCACGGCATTGCGCAACGACCTGGCACGCGAGGAATCGTCGATGGCCGCGCACCTGGAGCGCTCCATGCAGTCGCTCGGCCAGGCGCTGTCGCAGGATCCGTCATTGCGCGAGGCACTCAACCAGCACATGCTGCAGGCTGCGGACAAACTCACCACACGGCTGCGTGCATCGGTCACCGACCATATTGCATCGACGATGAAAAGTTGGGACGAACGTCACCTCGTCGAACAATTGGAATTGGGTGTCGGACGCGATCTGCAATACATTCGCTTCAACGGCACCTTGGTTGGCGGGCTGATCGGTCTTGCCCTTCACGCATTATCGATCTGGCTATCGTTCTGA